AACACACGGTACACAACAACACACCTTCCACACAGAACCACACATGTACCAAAcactgcattaaaaaaaaaaagaagaaagaaaaactggggaagaagggaagaggtagaaagaagagaaggaatatgaaaatagtagtagcagaagaaggaggagaagaagggaagagaaggcgagaaaaggagagggaagaaactaaagagaaatgagaagaatgtactgaaggaagaaggaatggagaagggaaggaatggagagagaaaaagggaagaatgagaaggtgtaatggaataaaaaaaaaaaaaaaaaacaggagaatcAACtgcatgaaggagaaagaaagaaagaaaagacagaaaaaaaaagaaaaagaaaacaagaattacaaaaacacctcaaaatgacCACCAGAATATCGTACACCTAAACGATAATCCCCCTTAGAGTTAACACACCGCCGTGACTCATGTTCCACGTACGTCAATAGTGCAGAAGGTACGATGGATGACCACACACTCCTCTCCTTACCACACTCTCGTACATCCACAGTATACAAAAAAAACCGTACTCTATTAGCCTTAAAGGAGGATATAAAATCACTGCATTAAAAGGACGTactaaaataaactaaaataatgtgtgtgtgatgcagacctcaaataaatagaaaggctAACGAAGACAGGAGAGATATTAAGGCGATACATAGGacttaggaagaaaggaaggaagaaaacactaGGACTCgttaaataaataaggaggaggagaaagaaaacgtagtAAAACTAAGAATTAGATATAGAAATGAGTAAGActgggtaaggaaggaagagagaaagtaggacgcaataaagaaggaaaaaataaagcagagtgagaaaagaaagaagaaaatccaAGCGGGGTgtggaaatggaagggaagaggaaggataaaaataagtgagtaaaattaggaaagagaaagacaaggaaaatgaaaaagaagaagaagaagaagaagaagaagaagaagaagaaaagaaaagaaggtgactaaacaaagaagaagaagaagaagaagaagaaaaaaaaagaaaaagaaggtgactaaacagaagaagaagaagaagaagaagaagaaaagtgactaaacaaaaggaaaaaaaaaaaaaagaaagaaaatgtgtgcaGTGTTATGtggacagcagcagtagtggtggtggtggtagtggtggtgatggtagcgatggtggtagtggtagtggtggtggtggtggaggttgaggAAGCAAGGGAAGGCCACACAGTCATCGGCCTCATTCAGAATTAACCAAAAGGTCAAGAGTTAAGCGTTTGAATGTTTCTGGTAGAGGGTTACAGGTCTGTTAATgcctgccttgtgtgtgtgtgtgtgtgtgtgtgtgtgtgtgtgtgtgtgtgtgtgtgtgtgtgtgtgtgtgtgtgtgtgtgtgtgtgaccctattctgaaacacatcaCTTCcgcacctcttcttctttcaaaaggctctagttgaagtcacatgaacattaatcccttcagtaatggaacgcatttttaccatgagttttgtgtacgattcgactattctatttacattaagaaggatctatagaggtcagaagattgatggccagagtctttactattttgagCCCCCACATAAGTCtatgaagctgtgtaaaatcatcaaacagtcaccagaatgaatatgaaaaacacgtcatggtactcaaggcgTCAAATAACACCCTTACTGTTCTACTGACAGACAAACGCCATTTTTATATTATCAACCGGAAAAACTACTTAAAAACGCGgttaatcatctccgtggcctttgaaaatagctgtTGTGAGGAGTGAGGTGTTTGAGACTATACCAgcacgagggaggaggaggatggtgggcgAGGGTGGGAGAAGCGAGCAAGCCACAGCCCCGGAGGTCAAGACACAGGCCATGAGAAACCCCGCAGCTTTATGGTATTgggggaaatggaaggaaaagccaCGGAGAGAGTGAAGGCTTCCCGAgaaactgctgtgtgtgtgtgtgtgtgtgtgtgtgtgtgtgtgtgtgtgtgtgtgtgtgtgtgtgtgtgtgtgtgtgtgtgtgtaggccatGCAGAGACGTCATTCTTTTGTGTAAGAGTGACGTAAAGAAAGGCTAAACGAGACCCTTATGTACCAGTGTCCCTCTGTCCCTCAGTCCACACACATGTTCcagccacacacctgccacctGCCGCTTGCCATCTGCCACCACGCCTCACCATCACCTGAAACTTCCCAGGTCGCGCATAACATTCAATAACATGCCAGGTGTTCACGGGGCTTGAAGTACGTTAAATGAttcacagaaaaagaaaaatacgtaaCAAAACCCAGAAACTATAAGATATATGCACGTAtagagttcacacacacacacacacacacacacacacacacacacacacacacacacacacacacacacacaaagctcaagTACCAACAATATGGAATGAGAAGAGAACGTATGAGTAGCGAGTTGTTGGCGAGTCGTTTTCTGTTGAGGGTCAGTTTAAGGAGTGACTGTGATAAGTGACCCGAATATTTGCCCACCTCATGTCCCTGTCCTCCTTGCCCTCTCTCCGCCCTCTTCCCTTGCCATACGAATACGATTAACagctggaagaagaagaagaaaaattttaagaacgagaaggaggagaggaggaggaggaggaggaggaggaggaggaggaggaggaggaggaggaggaggaggaggaggaggaggaggaggactgccaCAAGTAGGCCTAACCGATTCtagcagcttcccttattttcatataccctttaaaaagaagacaaggaggaggaggaggaggaggaggaggaggagaccgacACTGATTGAAATTCGTGGAgccaaacatctctctctctctctctctctctctctctctctcttagttatcTTGGGCTGACATTCTTCCTTCATCGATATCTTTTCCTGCTATTTCTGGAAGACAACACGTCGAGGTACAAACTTCACTCAGGCTCAGAGAAATAGAGGcctaagtggtggtgatgtgaggcTTCGGgctgaaagaggaaggatggaagggaaaggtaggagggagttagagagggagagagggtgagggagagggagggagatgaagcCAAGAGGGAGCTAGAGAAGGCGGGATaaatgggaaaggagagagagggatagaaagGTAGAAGGGTactagagaaggagagatgaggaggaaggaagggagagagggaaggaaagacaggaggctgctagagaaggagggatgacgaggaggggaggaggaggaggaggaggaggaggaggaggaggagaataaaaactagaacaagaaaagaacaaaaacaaaaaaagaaaaaaacaagaaaataagaaaaacaacagggagaggaagaagaacaaggaatacaagaagaaaaggaaaaacaaaagaaaacaaaacaaaaacaacaaaaagaacaaacacaacaacaacaaaaacaacaacaaagaaaaaaaaagacaacttaTACTGGTGctcaattatttttctcttttctttcattttgttgaaGTGAGCGCGGGAGTGACACATGATAAGCGGCCAAGGCAACGCTGGCCTCTGTGTCTGACTGCTGCTAAAACTTCCCCCTCCTGCTGATCACTGcgcaaataccaccaccaccaccaccaccacctcgcaccctcattcacacacacacacacacacacacgacggagTTTCTCATGACATTTTATACTCATTTTTGTTTAATACATTACATTACGTCATGTTCTCTTCTCCCCCTTAAGAAAAAATGTTACATGCAAACTACGTCACATTCCCAACACGTCACatactttcttccctctctcttccttcccgtcACACGTCACCCgctgtcttccctctctcttcctccccgtcACACGGTACCCGCTGTCTTCCCCCGTCTTCCTCCCCGTCACATGTCACTCGTTGTCTTCCCCTATCTTCCTCCCCCGTCACTCGTCACATgctgtcttccctctctcttcctccccgtcACACGTCACCCGCTGTCTTTCCCGTCTTCCTCCCCCGTCACACGTCAGCCACTATCTTCCCCGTCTTTCTCCCGTCACACGTCACCCACaatatctcctctttccttcctgaaagagtgatggaaaaaaagtgtCAAAGTTTCGTCCTGAACTACTAACACTGTATACTTTGATTTCAGGAGCAGAACGTGACATACAGCGACTgactgtattatttatttactgcaaAGTAGAAATAAGCATGTCATTTCCACCATTAttccatcagtgtgtgtgtgtgtgtgtgtgtgtgtgtgtgtgtgtgtgtgtgtgtgtgtgtgtgtgtgttgcgaggAATGTGTTGTAAAAGCGAACACAGGCggttgataagagagagagagagagagagagagagagagagagagagagagagagagagagagagagagagagagagagagagagagagagagagagataatgatgcaGGAGTATGAAAAAttgatacgggatgtaaaaatAGACTGAACGAGTGACTGATTTAGCCACAAGGAGGTCATGGCTACCAtctgtatcagagagagagagagagagagagagagagagagagtgtgtgtgtgtgtgtgtgtgtgtgtgtgtgtgtgtgtgtgtgtgtgtgtgtgtgtgtgtgtgtgtgtcattcagtaAGAGGCAATCCTGACACGCGTCCTCCTCACTGCAGGTACGAGACAGTGCAGACGAAGACGCGGTGCCAGTGCTGGGTGGTGTTCACGTGGGTCACCTCCATGATGCTGTGCTGCCCGCCGCTGCTCGGTTTCAACAACTCCTCTCACTGGGACGGCGAGGCGTACGTTTGCTGGCTGGACTGGGGCAGCATGATCGCCTACGCCATCACGCTGGTGCCCATGGTGCTGGGGCCCACGCTCATCACGCTCTTCTACACCTACGGCTACATCTTCAACACCATGCGGCGCCTCAAGACCTGCGTGGTGGGGCAGGACAAGGAGTTTGTGACGGCGCTCACCTCCAACCTGGCCAATCCAGACCACGCCATGTCcttcgtgctggtggtggcctTTTGGTTGTCCTGGGGCCCCTGCGTCGGCGTGCGCACTTACGAGTACCTTTCTGGCACCCACATCGAAGTGCGGTTCCTCCACTTCGCCGTGTTCTGGCTGGGCGCCATGAACTCCTGCTGGAAGTCAGTGATCTATGTGGCCATGAGCCCAAAGTTCCGGCGTGGCCTCAAGCTGTTCTGTCTCTCGCTGTGCTGCCAGAGAAAGGCGCGCAATGCCGAGCTCATCCTAGACTACTGATCCTTTTTGTGCCGGCGCGTTCCCGTAACTTCTTCCATGTATAGTGCATAGTGAAGGTGCAGCCAGTGTGTGTGCTGAACGATATAAAGTGCTTAATGCTCAATGctctcacactccctccccccgccccgccctatgcagcagcaccaacagcaggaggagcagcaggaggaggaggaggaggtggaggacgcaGGGTGTGGAGGGAGGACGTCATCAAAATGCTAAGACAGGGACTCCTTTTTTGTACCACCACCATGTGACAATCGTGaggtgtttgtgcgtgtgtgtgtgtgtctctccgtGTAGCAGGGAGCCCAGGCCGCCCGTGGTGCGTGGGCGAACCCCACCCACCGCGGCGCCGGACATCATCCTAGCCGTGTCGTCTAATCATTGTTCGTCTTCATGGAATGTTATATTGTGATAGGACTCAACCATATCAATGTTTACACattacagaaataataataataataataataataataataataataataataataataataatactacctAGCGAACTTTGGCATGAAGATCAAGTACTAAGTCTGTCTTTTTTAGAGATGTTGTTGAACgagttcattttattttgtgacACTGATCCTCTCCTCTAACGCTAATAACTCTACGTGTGTAATGAAGTAGTGTTTCAACGTGTGCTAGACGTGTCCCGAGAAGTAGATTACAGGAGTTGCTGGCTTCAAGTACAATTTGTTACAGTGGAGTGTACTAAAGGTTGTTGTTGACTCATACGTCTTACAAATAGTGGAGTGGGTGAGCGCAGGCGCGGCACTGTCAGGGAGGTGGCGAGCCTGTGGGAGTCTGACGCGACGGGCGGGGCTGACCTCACGCGGGaaggcgagagaaagaaaagggaacgtGTCGAGGCGAACAAAATAGTACTTCCGCTACCTAACGCGTCATTAGTTGGCTTCTCATGACagactaaaaaaatatatatatatacatactaaaaaaaaaaagtacatatacGTATATACTGTATAACAACCTATTTCACTAAACGTAACACGCTGGCTTGCCACGATTTCTGTTCTACGCTAGACTtgtacaaaaaataacaacaaattttAGCCACGTTCACTTTCTCCCAAATTCCTGACAGCTTACGGTTCAGTCTTGCTCGCAACACACTCAGCCCGCACCGGGGACACGGAGAAAcaggtgcgtgcgtgtgtgcgtgagtgcgtgcgtggatGAGTGCGAATACAGGTGCAAAAGGACtaataaccttaaaaacacctgcaccactaccaccaccaccaccaccacttgctccTGCAGCTGGCCTCGTCTCAGTGCTGCTTCGAGACTGACGATTCGAAGCAGCGAGACGGAAAGACGAAACGAATCGAGGCAACTACAAAAAACGAGCGAGTGAGAGGATTTGCCGGGCTGAGTGGAGCCCTTAGGAAGAATTGGAGTAGACTGGATGCTTTTAGTGGACTTTTTGGAGTGATGGGAACTTTTTTTCAGCGTAGTGGGCGTGATGAGGTACCGTGAAAGGGACAGTTGTGGGCGGTATAGCGAGGAAGGGACCTTATAAAGCGTTATCAAGATTTATAGCGTGATGGTCTAGGAAAGGACTGGacgagagggagacagagggtaggatgaaagggagagggaaagggatgagaggaaaacatGCACTATAGCtcgagtagaaggaagaagaagagggagaataggAGTTAAATATCCTAGTAAGTGTAAGAAAGAAACAGCGAAAGCGATGAAGGGAGACTGTTGAAGAACTGAACATTTTAGTGCATAAATGAGGAGTCTTAAAGAGAGGGAAttagaaaggggagaaggagaagaggtacTTTACTGTAGATGTGAAGCGACAAGAGCTAAACGAGCGGTAGCAGATGTAGAGAAAGCCTGGTGgtggatagaagagagagaacgtcAAGTTAGGATTCATTGATGTATGTGAAggatgtgggagagagagagagaatgaggaggaaagggcagGAGTTACAgataaggaaaggtgaaggatgaaAACCAAGTAGATTATgtagtttttgttcttttaaggaaagcgaagaaagaaaatatgaaataacgGAAGAGGCTAAAAACGATATGAGTTAAAAGGTGGAGAAactaagagaaagggaggataattaaagataataagatgttactgttgttgtctgtcaatctgtttgTCCGTGTTATCGGTGGTGATGCGTGAGCACTATGGACAAAAGGAGGGCTGTAATAACCTGATGCTAATAATGATTCACACCagtcgcctccaccaccaccatcaccaccaccaatctctAGGCAGCTAAAGCTTGAAGCGAGAAAACAAcaccattaataataataataataataataataataataataataataataataataataataataatcgtaattGTAACAACCAAGGGTTTGTTTTACATCGAGTGACTTTG
The window above is part of the Portunus trituberculatus isolate SZX2019 chromosome 31, ASM1759143v1, whole genome shotgun sequence genome. Proteins encoded here:
- the LOC123511160 gene encoding probable G-protein coupled receptor 21, which produces MVGGAVIGDDVPGDEVQLGSIPLLETPPGEQSAPSPRLLGYGAGGAGYGTGYPPHYSGSEMVMMAGGAHVGIENLSQAAVILVIGVAIIISNIIILATFITMPGPKDVIMYYLMSLGVSDLVAGVVVVPLSVYPALVQRWVYGDMVCGLAGYLETTLWFAQLYTFMWISVDRYLAIRKPLRYETVQTKTRCQCWVVFTWVTSMMLCCPPLLGFNNSSHWDGEAYVCWLDWGSMIAYAITLVPMVLGPTLITLFYTYGYIFNTMRRLKTCVVGQDKEFVTALTSNLANPDHAMSFVLVVAFWLSWGPCVGVRTYEYLSGTHIEVRFLHFAVFWLGAMNSCWKSVIYVAMSPKFRRGLKLFCLSLCCQRKARNAELILDY